The following coding sequences are from one Gimesia chilikensis window:
- a CDS encoding DUF2071 domain-containing protein: MDNLTFNDELLARQPARGIDVETTLAHFAIITCLIDPALLRPLIHPRFQLDLVEVDGQERALLSVVPFMDQDFHFVRFPWIKWRFGQTNYRVYVTDTQTGEHAAWFIGTSLDSWTVSIPRHLWKLPWHRARIHFDCNYDETARRYTRYRMQTTDSWADAEIELQDTGQPPTELAGFDDLETGLVILTHPRKGFYYRRDGRLGTYQIWHDRLQTTAGNIDSARFSLLEEMGLVTSGVKPAIHSVLLQHETEFTIYLPPR, from the coding sequence ATGGACAATCTCACTTTCAATGATGAACTCCTCGCGCGCCAGCCCGCTCGTGGTATTGATGTTGAAACCACGCTCGCGCACTTCGCCATCATCACCTGTCTGATCGACCCGGCATTACTTCGCCCGTTGATCCATCCCCGCTTCCAACTCGACCTGGTGGAAGTCGATGGGCAGGAGAGGGCACTGCTCTCCGTGGTTCCCTTCATGGATCAGGACTTCCACTTCGTCCGCTTTCCCTGGATCAAATGGCGATTCGGCCAGACGAACTATCGCGTTTACGTCACCGACACCCAAACCGGCGAACACGCGGCCTGGTTCATCGGTACGTCCCTGGACTCCTGGACCGTTTCCATCCCCCGACATCTCTGGAAACTTCCCTGGCACCGCGCCAGGATCCATTTTGACTGTAACTACGACGAGACAGCACGCCGTTATACTCGCTATCGCATGCAGACAACTGACAGTTGGGCTGATGCAGAAATCGAACTACAGGATACCGGCCAGCCACCCACCGAACTCGCAGGCTTTGACGACCTGGAAACAGGACTGGTGATCTTAACCCACCCCCGCAAAGGTTTTTACTATCGTCGCGACGGGCGACTGGGCACATACCAGATCTGGCATGACCGGCTGCAGACGACCGCCGGAAATATCGACTCTGCGCGCTTCTCACTTCTCGAGGAAATGGGACTGGTCACATCTGGAGTTAAGCCAGCCATCCACAGTGTGCTCCTGCAACACGAAACTGAGTTCACGATCTATCTCCCTCCCCGTTGA
- a CDS encoding response regulator: protein MLVLSRRPDQKIVFPSIGVTINVLKVRGGVAKIGIDAPRELEILREEVATNQGGATSSADRPSMLVNKSQHDLRNRLNTARLAVYLAQLQIHQGDNAEAAKTLETVVEGFKEAEKIMAAQRSPQKLRALLVDDDRNERELLASCLKSFGYDVETAGDGVEALEYLQEHQLPDVVLLDMAMPVCDGPLAVRHIRETPWMRNLKVFGVSGADPGEAGVAIGPEGVDGWFKKPLDPARMIGQIRQETFGSITTV from the coding sequence ATGCTCGTACTATCGAGACGTCCCGATCAGAAGATCGTATTTCCCTCCATCGGTGTCACGATCAATGTGCTCAAAGTTCGAGGCGGAGTTGCCAAAATTGGCATCGATGCCCCACGTGAACTGGAGATCTTGAGAGAAGAAGTCGCCACGAATCAAGGAGGCGCGACCTCGTCTGCTGACCGACCTTCCATGCTCGTTAATAAAAGTCAGCATGATCTGCGAAACCGGTTGAATACAGCGCGGCTGGCAGTCTATCTGGCCCAGCTACAGATTCACCAGGGTGATAACGCTGAGGCGGCTAAAACACTGGAAACCGTGGTGGAAGGCTTTAAAGAAGCCGAGAAAATCATGGCGGCGCAACGCTCACCCCAGAAATTGCGCGCCTTGCTGGTTGACGATGATCGCAACGAACGCGAACTTTTAGCCTCCTGCCTGAAATCGTTCGGTTATGATGTCGAGACCGCCGGCGATGGCGTTGAGGCACTGGAATATCTGCAGGAACATCAACTGCCGGATGTGGTTTTGCTGGATATGGCGATGCCTGTCTGCGATGGCCCCCTGGCAGTTCGTCACATTCGCGAGACCCCCTGGATGCGAAACCTGAAAGTATTCGGCGTCAGTGGCGCTGATCCTGGTGAAGCCGGCGTGGCCATCGGCCCCGAAGGTGTGGATGGCTGGTTCAAGAAGCCGCTGGATCCCGCACGCATGATCGGGCAGATTCGCCAGGAAACGTTTGGGTCAATCACCACTGTTTAA
- a CDS encoding PAS domain-containing hybrid sensor histidine kinase/response regulator, which translates to MNPLPNKHIESNILKQVIERTVNGVIITDEAGFTTWINQGFERITGFSTEEMLGKKPGELLQGPDSDAHVVEEMHLAISNTEPFDVTILNYKKNGETFWNYIECLPLFENEIHTGFLAIQTDVTPSIEFQNRLIEANKRAQENSERLLLAFAGGLVGSWDWNPTDDELYFHESWENLVGAEPGTLEHKIETWVKRIHPDDVDRFTQQLALVTRDKHDHFVSEHRILCERDQYRWTMARGQVVARDQHGKPTRMVGVHLDISEQKRTQRLLDERNDLLQTILEVIPFAVSWKDAESRYLGCNDLFIELSGYGSREHIVGKSERELHATPEEAENILSEDRSIIESGQPLMHKIENRVASNGEQKILDTSKVPLRLYDGTTGLLKISIDITELEMARESLRQNELQLRHSGRMQAVGKLAGGVAHEFNNLLQAIRGYVTFALDEVASDSMAHSDLTQSITAIDRAAKLTTQLLRFSRVEEVEKITCDPQNVIDDLRVLLRPLLPENISLEFELSPQLPQILANPLVLGQALLNLCMNSRDAMPSGGTITIGDRLISTSEDARIGFYVKDTGPGIPENIQDRIFDPFFTTKEVGQGTGLGLAMVYSTAEEHGGSVYFESRPGEGTRFEIMIPVVDENDTPTSQHVVDRFDIKATQNRSKSVKSILVAEDDSIVMRVTVRMLENLGYHVLSANNGRAAVEVYRREREDIKCLVFDISMPLMNGTEAYDEISRLGTSPPIVFCTGYDSNQTLKTDLCQKGYRLINKPFDQTTLEEAINDALLEAAAEE; encoded by the coding sequence ATGAACCCGCTCCCTAACAAACACATTGAAAGTAATATCCTGAAACAGGTGATTGAACGCACCGTCAACGGAGTGATTATCACCGACGAAGCAGGGTTCACCACCTGGATCAATCAGGGATTTGAACGGATTACTGGTTTCAGTACAGAGGAAATGCTGGGAAAAAAGCCGGGAGAACTCCTGCAGGGCCCCGACAGTGACGCTCATGTCGTTGAAGAAATGCATCTCGCGATTTCCAATACAGAACCGTTTGATGTGACCATCCTGAATTACAAGAAAAATGGTGAGACATTCTGGAATTACATCGAATGTCTGCCCTTATTTGAAAACGAGATACACACTGGTTTCCTGGCGATCCAGACCGATGTCACGCCGAGCATCGAATTTCAAAACCGGTTGATTGAAGCCAACAAGCGTGCTCAGGAGAATTCAGAACGGCTGCTGCTCGCCTTTGCCGGCGGGCTTGTCGGCAGCTGGGACTGGAACCCGACCGACGATGAACTATATTTCCACGAAAGCTGGGAAAATCTGGTCGGCGCCGAACCCGGGACACTGGAGCATAAGATCGAAACCTGGGTCAAGCGAATTCATCCGGATGACGTTGATCGGTTTACTCAACAGCTGGCCCTGGTAACGCGTGATAAACACGACCATTTCGTATCAGAACACCGGATCTTATGCGAACGAGATCAGTATCGCTGGACGATGGCCCGGGGTCAGGTGGTAGCCCGTGACCAGCACGGAAAGCCCACCCGCATGGTAGGCGTCCATCTGGACATTTCGGAACAGAAACGTACCCAGCGTTTACTCGATGAACGTAACGACCTGCTGCAGACGATTCTGGAGGTAATTCCATTCGCAGTCTCCTGGAAGGATGCTGAATCCCGCTACCTGGGTTGTAACGATCTGTTTATTGAACTCTCTGGGTACGGCAGTCGCGAACATATTGTTGGGAAATCGGAACGTGAATTACATGCCACTCCTGAAGAAGCCGAAAATATACTCAGTGAAGATCGTTCCATTATCGAAAGCGGTCAGCCATTGATGCACAAAATTGAAAACCGTGTTGCATCTAACGGGGAACAGAAAATTCTGGATACGAGTAAAGTCCCCCTCAGACTCTATGATGGCACTACGGGACTGTTGAAAATCTCAATCGACATTACCGAACTGGAGATGGCCCGCGAATCGTTACGCCAGAATGAGCTGCAACTCAGACATAGTGGCCGCATGCAGGCGGTCGGGAAACTGGCCGGTGGTGTCGCGCACGAGTTTAACAATCTGCTGCAGGCCATTCGCGGCTACGTGACTTTTGCCCTGGATGAAGTCGCCTCCGATTCCATGGCTCATTCCGATCTGACCCAGAGCATCACCGCCATTGATCGTGCCGCAAAACTCACGACTCAGCTGCTGCGATTCAGTCGCGTTGAAGAAGTCGAAAAAATCACCTGCGATCCTCAAAATGTGATTGACGACCTGCGCGTGCTGTTACGTCCCTTGCTCCCTGAAAACATCTCGCTGGAGTTTGAACTCTCTCCCCAGTTGCCCCAGATCCTGGCCAATCCGCTGGTACTGGGGCAGGCGCTGCTCAACCTCTGCATGAACTCGCGCGATGCCATGCCGTCCGGAGGCACCATCACTATCGGCGATCGGTTGATCAGCACATCAGAAGACGCCAGGATCGGCTTTTATGTCAAAGACACCGGCCCGGGTATCCCGGAAAATATTCAGGACCGGATCTTTGACCCCTTCTTCACCACCAAGGAAGTCGGGCAGGGGACAGGACTGGGGCTGGCAATGGTTTATTCCACCGCTGAAGAACATGGGGGCAGTGTCTACTTCGAATCCCGACCGGGTGAAGGGACCCGCTTTGAAATCATGATCCCTGTCGTCGATGAAAACGATACCCCCACTTCACAACATGTCGTCGATCGCTTTGATATCAAAGCCACCCAGAATCGCTCAAAATCGGTGAAATCAATTCTGGTCGCAGAAGACGATTCGATCGTCATGCGGGTCACCGTCCGCATGCTGGAGAACCTGGGATATCACGTCCTCTCCGCAAATAATGGCCGGGCAGCCGTGGAAGTCTACCGCCGGGAACGGGAAGACATTAAATGCCTTGTTTTCGACATCTCGATGCCACTGATGAACGGTACCGAGGCATACGACGAGATCAGCCGACTGGGCACATCACCGCCCATCGTCTTTTGTACCGGCTATGATTCCAATCAGACCCTCAAAACGGATCTCTGCCAGAA
- a CDS encoding glycosyltransferase yields MEQAATPLSVIVPVYNEDENFPRLIDAIDQRLQQPFRVLVVYDFDEDTTVPVARDLATTRPYLSLVKNELGRGPANAIRAGFQAADNGPALVIMADLSDDLNDVAPMLELYQSGCRIVCASRYMKGGRQLGGPLLKRTLSRLAGLSLYYLVGFPTHDATNNFRLYDATLVNELQIESEQGFEIALELTAKAFVRGEQIGEIPTTWKDRDAGESRFQLFRWLPKYFRWYRYALIGRWFGRKKQR; encoded by the coding sequence ATGGAGCAGGCAGCCACTCCTCTCTCGGTCATCGTCCCTGTCTACAACGAGGACGAAAACTTCCCCCGCCTGATCGATGCCATCGACCAGCGGCTGCAGCAACCTTTCCGCGTGCTGGTTGTCTACGACTTTGACGAAGATACCACGGTTCCCGTGGCCCGCGATCTGGCGACCACGCGTCCCTATCTCTCACTCGTCAAAAACGAACTGGGCAGGGGACCCGCGAATGCGATCCGGGCCGGCTTCCAGGCAGCAGACAACGGACCGGCCCTGGTCATCATGGCCGACCTCTCCGACGACCTGAACGATGTCGCCCCCATGCTCGAGCTGTATCAGTCGGGCTGTCGCATCGTCTGCGCCTCACGTTATATGAAAGGGGGCAGACAACTCGGCGGTCCGCTGCTCAAACGCACGCTCAGCCGCCTGGCGGGACTCTCACTCTATTACCTGGTCGGCTTCCCCACCCACGACGCGACCAATAATTTCCGCCTGTATGACGCCACCCTGGTCAATGAACTGCAGATCGAAAGCGAGCAGGGCTTCGAAATCGCCCTGGAGTTGACCGCCAAGGCCTTTGTCCGCGGCGAACAGATCGGCGAGATTCCCACTACCTGGAAAGACCGCGACGCCGGCGAATCCCGCTTCCAGCTCTTCCGCTGGCTTCCCAAATACTTCCGCTGGTATCGCTACGCCCTCATCGGTCGCTGGTTCGGCAGGAAAAAACAACGTTGA
- a CDS encoding CheR family methyltransferase, translating to MNSENANLGDTNRNSDEDDEPSSFPIVGVGASAGGLESLEELFAKVPVNSGIAFVVVQHLSPDFKSVMDELLARRTDIPIQQSEEGLPISPNRIFLIPPKKEAILSDGRFRLRDKDPKETLTLPIDYFFRSLAQEAGPRSIAVVLSGSGSDGSRGIRDVHDAGGLVICESNETAKFDGMPQSARETGLVDLVLKPREIAGAIEKHVTFHNNSLTSNQVEEKPLDEGVELIFGLLNQEYGIDFSHYKSSTVGRRIQRRLLMQQVDSINDYAEQLRENSQELNSLYMDLLIGVTRFFRDPEAFAVLEKKIIPNLLDSIPPEEEIRIWIAACATGEEAYSIAILFHEQLEERNRPINIKIFATDAHKASLEFASAGNYEDDAFKEVSDKRLKRYFHKTQKGYSVDPDLRKMIVFAPHNVLKDAPFTKLDLISCRNLLIYFQNRAQKRALSLFHFGLKANGILMLGPSESPGELADEFEVIDGHWKLYHKRRDIRLPADIRGPLTHTSLTSTKVEETRQPATKKRELMDISLLGAYDWVLAHHMPAAVLIDESRELLHVFGDAEKFMKIRKGRPSKDALDLFTDDLRTALLAAMQSISKDQVPVCYSGMRVESGSAEGLYRVSIEPVENKHATQQQLLIMFEPMSEENADPDRKTGTHMKDFSSERIARERIKTLETELQHTKESLQATVEELETSNEELQAANEELIASNEELQSTNEELHSVNEELYTVNAEYQNKINDLTDMTSDLDSLMESTDVATVFLDENLCIRKFTPQIGPIFKLMSHDMGRCIDSFAHHIDRPGLIKEIRNVLQTGEPLEEEVQDDEGRWMYLRVLPYRSKRDLKGVVLTLIDINTLKRTQDSLAAAVKNREQFLAMLSHELRNPISAVFSASRLLNNRISETEESQKAVSVIQRQAAHMARLLDDLLNISRMTQDKLELRKKKFDLHDPLQEAIDSMLPSIKQQDQELELNITDDPLNLYGDEDRLRQVVVNLLDNAVKYSFRGDVIRMNVRRESDGAVLELKDNGKGISNEMMETIFEPFVQSHRTHDDQDGGMGVGLSLVKFIIDGHDGDIQVKSKGINRGSVFSIRLPLLEQQDLSQIDESSNGGNGKPKPSEGNGKSTSHSHREQSRQQIRSVVVIEDQQDNREMLNALLGMEGFDVSTAENGKTGLQLIRNTDPDAAVIDLGLPELNGNEVARTLRSERGDDLFLIALTGYGQPEDIQRAKEAGFDEYLVKPLDLDRLLALLKKPGN from the coding sequence ATGAACAGCGAAAATGCTAATCTGGGTGATACCAATCGTAATTCAGATGAGGACGACGAACCGAGCAGTTTTCCGATCGTCGGCGTCGGTGCGTCGGCAGGCGGACTGGAATCCCTGGAAGAGCTGTTCGCCAAGGTTCCCGTGAATAGCGGTATCGCTTTTGTCGTGGTGCAGCACCTGTCACCTGACTTTAAAAGTGTAATGGATGAGCTCCTGGCACGACGGACTGATATCCCCATCCAACAGTCGGAAGAAGGACTGCCGATCTCTCCCAATCGGATCTTTCTGATCCCTCCCAAAAAAGAAGCGATCCTCTCGGATGGACGTTTTCGTCTGCGGGATAAAGATCCCAAAGAAACCCTGACGCTGCCCATCGATTATTTTTTCCGCTCACTGGCCCAGGAGGCAGGCCCCCGGTCGATCGCGGTTGTGCTCTCGGGCAGTGGCAGCGATGGTTCACGTGGCATTCGTGACGTTCACGATGCAGGGGGCCTCGTGATCTGTGAGAGTAATGAAACCGCTAAATTTGATGGAATGCCTCAGTCGGCACGAGAGACGGGACTGGTGGATCTGGTCCTGAAACCGCGAGAAATAGCCGGTGCCATTGAAAAGCATGTCACCTTTCACAACAACTCCCTGACATCGAATCAGGTAGAGGAAAAACCGCTGGATGAGGGAGTCGAATTGATCTTCGGACTCCTGAACCAGGAATACGGCATCGATTTTTCCCACTACAAGTCCAGTACTGTCGGCCGCAGAATCCAGCGTCGGCTGCTGATGCAGCAGGTCGATTCGATTAATGACTACGCAGAGCAGTTGCGGGAGAATTCCCAGGAATTGAACTCGCTTTACATGGATCTGCTGATCGGCGTCACCCGTTTCTTCCGCGATCCGGAAGCGTTCGCGGTTCTGGAAAAGAAGATTATCCCGAATCTGCTCGACAGCATCCCGCCTGAAGAAGAAATCCGCATCTGGATTGCAGCCTGCGCAACCGGGGAAGAAGCTTATTCCATCGCGATTCTATTCCATGAACAGCTCGAAGAACGTAATCGCCCTATCAACATCAAGATCTTCGCCACCGATGCACATAAAGCCTCACTCGAATTCGCCAGTGCCGGCAACTATGAAGATGACGCCTTTAAGGAAGTATCCGACAAACGTCTGAAACGCTACTTCCATAAAACGCAGAAAGGTTACTCCGTTGATCCGGACCTGCGTAAAATGATCGTCTTCGCACCCCATAACGTATTGAAAGACGCTCCCTTTACCAAGCTGGATCTCATCTCCTGCCGCAACCTGCTGATTTATTTCCAGAACCGGGCTCAGAAGCGGGCCTTGTCCCTGTTCCACTTTGGCCTCAAAGCCAACGGCATTCTCATGCTGGGTCCCAGTGAGTCCCCCGGGGAACTGGCCGATGAATTCGAAGTGATCGACGGACACTGGAAGCTGTATCACAAACGCCGCGATATCCGCCTGCCCGCGGATATCCGGGGCCCGTTGACCCACACCAGTCTGACTTCAACCAAAGTTGAAGAAACCAGGCAGCCCGCCACCAAGAAACGCGAGCTGATGGACATCAGCCTGCTGGGCGCTTACGACTGGGTTCTGGCACATCATATGCCCGCTGCCGTCCTGATCGACGAATCACGCGAACTGCTGCACGTGTTCGGCGACGCGGAAAAATTCATGAAGATCCGCAAAGGCCGTCCGAGTAAAGACGCACTCGATCTGTTTACAGACGATCTCCGCACAGCGCTGCTGGCAGCCATGCAGAGTATCAGCAAAGACCAGGTTCCCGTCTGCTATAGCGGCATGCGCGTCGAATCCGGGAGTGCAGAGGGTCTGTATCGCGTCTCCATCGAGCCTGTCGAAAACAAACACGCTACGCAGCAGCAGCTGTTGATCATGTTTGAACCGATGAGTGAAGAGAATGCGGATCCCGACCGCAAAACAGGCACTCATATGAAAGATTTCAGTTCCGAGCGCATCGCCCGGGAACGCATCAAGACTCTGGAAACCGAATTGCAGCACACCAAGGAAAGTCTGCAGGCCACTGTCGAAGAACTGGAAACATCCAATGAAGAACTGCAGGCAGCCAACGAAGAACTGATCGCCTCTAACGAAGAGTTACAGAGCACGAACGAAGAGCTCCATTCGGTCAACGAAGAACTCTATACCGTCAATGCCGAGTATCAGAACAAGATCAATGACCTGACGGACATGACCTCCGACCTGGACAGCCTGATGGAGAGTACCGATGTCGCGACCGTCTTCCTTGATGAAAACCTCTGCATTCGGAAATTTACCCCCCAGATTGGGCCTATTTTCAAATTGATGTCGCACGACATGGGACGCTGCATTGACAGTTTCGCCCATCACATTGACCGCCCCGGTTTAATCAAAGAGATTCGAAATGTATTGCAGACAGGAGAACCGCTCGAAGAAGAAGTCCAGGATGATGAGGGACGCTGGATGTATCTCCGCGTCCTGCCGTACCGTTCCAAGCGGGATCTGAAGGGCGTGGTACTGACTCTCATCGATATTAACACTCTGAAACGGACACAGGATTCACTGGCCGCCGCAGTCAAGAATCGCGAGCAGTTCCTGGCCATGCTGTCTCATGAACTGCGCAACCCCATCAGTGCCGTCTTCAGTGCGTCTCGATTATTGAACAACCGCATCAGCGAAACCGAAGAATCGCAGAAAGCGGTTTCCGTTATCCAGAGGCAGGCCGCTCACATGGCACGCCTGCTGGACGACCTGCTGAATATTTCGCGCATGACCCAGGACAAACTGGAACTCCGTAAGAAGAAATTCGATCTGCATGATCCCCTGCAGGAAGCCATTGATTCGATGCTGCCTTCCATCAAGCAGCAGGACCAGGAGCTGGAACTGAATATCACAGACGATCCGCTGAACCTCTATGGGGATGAAGACCGCTTAAGGCAGGTCGTCGTGAATTTACTCGACAATGCAGTAAAATACTCATTTCGGGGCGATGTCATCCGGATGAATGTCCGCAGGGAGTCGGATGGTGCCGTTCTGGAATTAAAAGATAACGGTAAAGGGATCTCGAACGAGATGATGGAAACCATCTTCGAACCGTTCGTCCAGTCACATCGCACGCACGATGACCAGGACGGCGGCATGGGCGTTGGTCTCTCCCTGGTCAAATTCATCATCGATGGGCACGATGGCGACATTCAGGTCAAAAGCAAAGGCATCAATCGGGGTAGTGTCTTCTCGATTCGCCTGCCATTGCTGGAGCAACAGGATCTCAGTCAGATTGATGAATCATCCAACGGAGGCAACGGCAAACCGAAACCCTCAGAGGGAAACGGGAAATCAACCAGTCACTCTCATCGTGAACAGTCCAGGCAGCAGATCCGCAGCGTTGTGGTCATTGAAGACCAGCAGGACAACCGCGAGATGCTGAATGCCTTACTGGGTATGGAGGGTTTCGACGTGAGCACCGCGGAGAACGGTAAAACAGGTCTCCAGCTCATTCGAAACACCGATCCCGATGCTGCTGTGATTGACCTGGGACTCCCCGAACTCAACGGAAATGAAGTCGCCCGCACACTACGCTCTGAACGCGGTGACGACCTGTTTCTAATCGCCTTGACGGGCTATGGTCAGCCAGAAGACATCCAACGTGCAAAAGAAGCGGGATTCGACGAATACCTCGTCAAACCATTGGATCTCGACCGACTGTTAGCCTTGCTCAAAAAACCGGGCAATTAA
- a CDS encoding DUF4184 family protein, with protein MNYQLGGSLIPLTPFHFSPGLLTKACGPRSFWLTSFMAANVLIDVEVLYYMSRNELPLHRSLHTYLGGSAAGLVAGLLMWGLILFLARLMPSTSRWKQRLAQTSQTRLLLQSLIAGLIGGVSHVFLDSLMHADMHPFWPLTTGNALAGSISVASLHLGLGLLGLFSFFLWLFLRDPRS; from the coding sequence ATGAACTATCAGCTTGGAGGATCTCTCATTCCGCTTACCCCGTTTCATTTCAGTCCCGGCCTGCTCACCAAAGCCTGCGGTCCCCGTTCATTCTGGCTGACCTCATTCATGGCGGCCAACGTGCTGATTGATGTGGAAGTGCTCTACTATATGAGCCGCAATGAACTGCCGCTCCACCGCAGTCTGCATACCTACCTGGGAGGCAGCGCCGCAGGACTCGTGGCCGGTCTGCTGATGTGGGGACTTATACTGTTCCTGGCCCGGCTCATGCCCTCAACCTCACGCTGGAAACAGCGTCTCGCGCAGACTTCACAGACACGGCTGCTGCTACAATCCCTCATCGCCGGCTTGATCGGCGGAGTCTCTCATGTCTTCCTTGACAGCCTGATGCACGCCGATATGCATCCCTTCTGGCCACTCACCACCGGCAATGCGCTCGCAGGTTCGATCAGTGTCGCGTCCCTGCATCTCGGCCTGGGGCTGCTTGGTCTGTTCTCGTTTTTTCTCTGGCTGTTCCTGCGAGATCCACGGTCTTAA
- a CDS encoding HDOD domain-containing protein — translation MNSFQYHALIVDDEPSLRQLLARALTQAGFHCDTTEDAGIGLQMCDRHQYDLVISDLKMPGMNGHAFCTQLIGRGDCQPLVCVLTGIIEPRIEQDLNKRGIKHIFHKPIDYKQFAQEMLQALGDRPSRKPLIKTPDPAPDTQNSGSKHNVVILSPDTSFTHKIVLAAADSPLDVVIALSTDHLLEIVNEKRVDLLIIDQEISGFLRGNQIVERLHADLINIPAFLRGDSDTLNRIDIESCLGVEKTIELDTDEAEILNTAYGYLSRRSHHCLMIDPAARRLITEFTDVPPFPHVLTRLAQHAARSTLEISIPQLVKEIETDSRLTSELIKVGNSSQVASSSKQKDLKGIVTLLGPRQAIAICLSLGLRTVRSKLMKPWAEDFRNWYLKRTSLIAATAESIARYYDSVPPETAYLLGILQDIGVLVLAEHYGEVYFERVIKRVRSIPTLQFTASENMVTNTDHGMVSAAVLQSWGFPFSIVQPVYAHHQDDDELNLPIMTQGLVRCMRVAEAFAEMCDQPVPQRILKVNQLLSEYYQKGRMEAQDVFLTAIDKSNQMSDILRTPPLSAEELEAIATQFQEGDEQQV, via the coding sequence ATTAATTCCTTTCAATATCACGCGCTGATTGTAGATGATGAACCATCGCTACGACAGTTGCTGGCACGCGCGTTGACTCAGGCAGGGTTCCACTGTGATACCACGGAGGATGCAGGCATTGGTTTGCAGATGTGCGATCGGCATCAATACGATCTGGTTATCTCCGATCTCAAGATGCCGGGCATGAACGGCCATGCGTTTTGTACACAGTTGATAGGTAGGGGAGACTGTCAACCTCTGGTCTGCGTACTCACAGGTATCATTGAACCCCGGATTGAACAGGATTTAAACAAGCGCGGCATCAAGCACATCTTCCATAAGCCGATCGATTATAAACAATTCGCCCAGGAGATGCTTCAGGCTCTGGGGGACCGACCGTCTAGAAAACCCCTGATCAAAACACCCGATCCAGCACCAGATACACAGAACTCCGGATCAAAACATAACGTCGTCATCCTGAGTCCCGACACCTCATTCACACACAAAATTGTGCTGGCCGCTGCCGATTCGCCCCTGGATGTCGTCATCGCTCTCAGCACCGATCATCTCCTGGAAATTGTGAATGAAAAACGGGTCGACCTGTTGATCATTGATCAGGAAATCTCGGGCTTCCTGCGCGGGAATCAGATTGTCGAACGCCTGCATGCCGATCTCATCAACATCCCGGCTTTCCTCAGGGGAGACAGTGACACGCTTAACCGGATTGACATTGAGAGCTGTCTGGGTGTCGAAAAAACCATTGAACTCGATACGGATGAAGCCGAAATTCTAAACACGGCATACGGCTATCTCTCTCGCCGCTCGCACCACTGCCTGATGATTGATCCCGCAGCCCGCAGGCTCATCACCGAATTCACTGATGTGCCCCCGTTCCCTCATGTGTTGACCCGCCTGGCTCAACATGCCGCTCGCTCCACGCTCGAAATTTCAATTCCGCAGCTGGTCAAAGAAATCGAAACCGATTCGCGACTGACTTCCGAACTCATCAAGGTTGGTAATTCTTCGCAGGTCGCATCTTCTTCCAAGCAGAAGGACCTCAAAGGTATCGTCACTCTGCTCGGCCCCCGGCAGGCCATCGCGATCTGCCTCTCACTCGGTTTGAGAACCGTACGTTCCAAACTCATGAAACCCTGGGCAGAAGACTTCCGAAACTGGTACCTGAAACGAACCTCCCTGATCGCCGCCACCGCGGAATCCATCGCCCGCTATTATGATTCGGTCCCGCCCGAAACGGCCTACCTGCTGGGAATCCTGCAGGACATCGGGGTCCTGGTGCTCGCAGAGCACTACGGCGAAGTCTATTTTGAACGGGTCATTAAGCGGGTCCGCAGCATCCCGACATTGCAGTTCACCGCTTCAGAAAACATGGTCACCAACACCGATCACGGGATGGTCTCAGCAGCGGTTCTGCAATCATGGGGTTTTCCATTCTCCATCGTACAACCGGTCTATGCCCACCATCAAGACGATGACGAGCTGAACCTGCCCATCATGACACAGGGGCTCGTCCGCTGCATGCGGGTTGCGGAAGCCTTCGCCGAAATGTGTGACCAGCCAGTTCCTCAACGGATTTTAAAAGTGAATCAACTGCTGTCAGAGTACTACCAGAAGGGACGCATGGAAGCCCAGGATGTCTTCCTGACCGCCATTGATAAATCAAATCAGATGTCGGACATCTTAAGAACTCCCCCCTTATCAGCAGAGGAATTAGAAGCCATTGCCACTCAATTCCAGGAAGGCGATGAGCAACAGGTATGA